One window from the genome of Populus alba chromosome 15, ASM523922v2, whole genome shotgun sequence encodes:
- the LOC118028378 gene encoding uncharacterized protein: protein MTMLKNLPEEVLNLWNNWEIRGMVLLSLLLQTILIIFGSRRKTNARSWIRILVWSAYLSADVVATVALGNLAKNQGDSSGDVSEKANNSIQAFWAPFLLLHLGGPDTITAYSIEDNELWSRHLLGLVVQVGVAFYVFSRSWGSGILSFIAIPMFIVGIEKYAERTWVLWSSCSKSLKKSSLSDFWDSYSRARISETPPQVLQENYLLQAHVFYYISKFMMQDLVPNILSLISSRELISKNKADGAFKVVEAELGLIYDMLYTKAPLIYSRAGIILRCITSLLSVTAFITFQVKIDKHAYSTTDIAITYLLFAAAVFLEFYAFLCLVLSDWTLIWLINEGGNALTGAIYFLIRNLTRSQRWSRSISQYNLISSSFESEQPKCLELLGIDEKMRQMHVNRKYLNVELQRLIFRHLQKKSEKMKEDLNFFDKNLRSKIIGQRGDGVLEREGLLRDFKWCTTDIEFSRSILVWHLAADICYRADKDASIEYERSRCLSEYMMYLLVIRPNMLSKGFGDEGCLHDTLRDLRRYNDVVAFILRNSESLGYDDIDQFQRRWKTEKSVLRGVERLVRQLLFLGPEKRWEMVNEVWIEMVAYAAAHCPWKEHTHQLRTGGELLTHVSLLMLHLGLSAQYEFNESDYFSHLTEEERQEYEQARGKYLEGIADKSGSSLEEELKELKKIVADAKRELEHKNQELEQLRSSLTASTPHQGID, encoded by the exons ATGACAATGCTTAAAAATTTGCCTGAAGAAGTCTTAAATTTATGGAACAATTGGGAGATTCGAGGAATGGTTTTGCTTAGTCTCTTACTACAAACCATCCTCATCATATTTGGGTCTCGGCGAAAGACCAATGCCAGAAGCTGGATCAGGATTCTCGTTTGGTCTGCATATCTATCAGCAGACGTGGTGGCAACTGTTGCACTGGGTAATCTAGCCAAGAACCAAGGAGATTCATCAGGTGACGTTTCAGAGAAAGCAAACAATTCCATCCAGGCATTTTGGGCACCTTTTCTACTCCTGCACCTTGGTGGCCCGGACACAATCACTGCATACTCGATTGAAGATAACGAGTTGTGGTCAAGGCATTTACTTGGTCTTGTAGTCCAAGTAGGAGTGGCTTTTTATGTCTTCTCAAGGTCTTGGGGTAGCGGTATCCTCTCATTCATAGCCATCCCAATGTTCATTGTTGGCATTGAAAAGTATGCAGAGAGGACTTGGGTGCTCTGGTCTTCATGCTCCAAGAGTTTGAAAAAATCTTCTCTCTCAGATTTTTGGGATTCTTATAGTCGTGCAAGAATATCAGAAACTCCTCCACAAGTCCTCCAGGAAAATTATCTTCTCCaagctcatgttttttattatatatccaAGTTTATGATGCAGGATCTTGTCCCTAACATTCTTTCACTAATAAGTAGTCGGGAGCTGATTTCCAAGAATAAAGCAGACGGTGCCTTCAAGGTGGTAGAGGCTGAGCTTGGATTGATATATGATATGCTTTATACTAAAGCGCCTCTGATTTACTCCCGTGCCGGAATCATTCTTCGCTGTATCACCTCTCTCCTCTCTGTGACTGCATTTATTACCTTCCAGGTCAAGATTGACAAGCATGCCTACTCAACGACCGACATTGCAATTACGTATTTATTGTTTGCGGCCGCTGTTTTTCTCgagttttatgcttttttatgcCTTGTTTTGTCTGACTGGACACTGATTTGGTTGATTAATGAAGGAGGGAACGCCCTGACTGgtgcaatttattttttgataaggAACTTAACTAGAAGCCAGAGGTGGTCGAGATCCATATCACAATATAACCTGATAAGCTCTTCTTTTGAAAGCGAGCAACCTAAATGCTTGGAATTGCTGGGAATCGATGAAAAGATGAGGCAGATGCATGTGAATCGGAAATATTTGAATGTTGAACTACAACGTCTTATTTTCAGACATCTTCAAAAGAAATCTGAGAAGATGAAGGAAGATTTGAATTTCTTTGATAAGAATCTCAGAAGTAAAATAATTGGTCAGAGGGGAGATGGTGTGCTAGAAAGAGAGGGACTGTTACGGGACTTCAAGTGGTGCACGACTGATATAGAATTCAGTCGGAGCATTCTTGTCTGGCATCTCGCAGCAGATATTTGTTATCGTGCTGATAAAGATGCCTCCATAGAATATGAAAGAAGCAGATGCCTATCTGAATACATGATGTATCTTTTGGTGATAAGACCAAATATGCTCTCTAAAGGATTCGGTGATGAGGGATGTCTACATGATACCTTGCGAGACTTGCGGCGTTATAATGATGTTGTTGCTTTTATTCTGCGCAACAGTGAATCACTTGGTTATGATGATATAGATCAGTTTCAACGTCGCTGGAAAACAGAAAAGTCAGTGTTACGTGGTGTGGAAAGGCTCGTCAGGCAATTGCTTTTTTTGGGACCTGAGAAGCGATGGGAGATGGTAAATGAAGTTTGGATAGAAATGGTTGCTTATGCAGCAGCTCACTGTCCATGGAAAGAACATACTCATCAACTGAGAACAGGTGGAGAGTTACTCACTCATGTCTCCCTTCTCATGCTACATCTTGGCTTGAGCGCACAGTACGAATTTAATGAATCAGactatttttctcatttgacaGAG gaggaGCGACAAGAATATGAGCAGGCTAGAGGCAAATATTTGGAAGGTATTGCAGACAAGTCAGGGTCCAGTCTCGAAGAG
- the LOC118028379 gene encoding uncharacterized protein, which yields MLKQLPEEVLNLWNNWEIRGMVLLSLLLQTILIVFGSRRKTIARNWIRILVWSAYLSADMVATVALGNLARSQGDLSGEEKANNSIQAFWAPFLLLHLGGPDTITAYSIEDNELWLRHLLGLAVQVGVAFYVFSRSWPSGILAFIAIPMFIVGIVKYIERTWVLWSSCSKSLKNSNLFDFWRSYHLKRIKEIGLRALQGNYLRQAYIFSYISRSMMQDLVPSLVDLMLSQLLMSKYSVGGAFKVVEVELGLIYDMLYTKAPLIYSRAGIILRSISFLLTFTAFITFQVKIEKIAYSTIDFTITYLLFVAAIFLEFYAFLCLVFSDWTMIWLTDEGGNALTSALYSLIRKLTTSERWSRSIAQYNLISSSIESKPPKCLEFLGIDEMMRQMNVNRKDMNGGLQDFIFGHLQKNSLTIKEDFNFIGKNFRRKIIGQRGDGVLEREGLLQDLKWSTTEVEFSRSILVWHLATEICYCVDKDANNVPSEYETSRCLSEYMMYLLVMRPDTLSQGIGDEGYLHSLRDLDSIISKEEAPTKSPATSREEVVDAILFYYESYVIDDIRFQFRWKETKSAVAGGDRLAKQLRLLGFKKRWEIIEEVWMEMLAYAAAHCPWKEHAQQLRRGGELLTHVCFLMLHLGLSEQYEYNSFKDYSSLNDYIRGHDLVLPWEEEEYRGAIDRYLRGNADMSLLSSNEEVKELKRMVADKDEELERKERELEHLRSFLVASTP from the exons ATGCTTAAGCAATTGCCTGAAGAAGTCTTAAATTTGTGGAACAATTGGGAGATTCGAGGAATGGTTTTGCTTAGTCTCTTACTACAAACCATCCTCATCGTATTTGGTTCTCGACGTAAGACCATTGCCAGAAACTGGATCCGGATTCTTGTTTGGTCTGCATACCTATCAGCAGACATGGTTGCAACTGTTGCCCTAGGTAATCTAGCCAGGAGCCAAGGAGATTTATCAGGTGAAGAGAAGGCAAACAATTCCATCCAGGCATTTTGGGCACCTTTTCTACTCCTGCACCTTGGTGGTCCGGACACAATCACTGCATACTCGATTGAAGATAACGAGTTGTGGTTAAGGCACTTACTTGGTCTTGCAGTCCAAGTCGGAGTGGCTTTCTATGTCTTCTCACGATCTTGGCCTAGCGGTATCCTCGCATTCATAGCGATTCCAATGTTCATTGTTGGCATTGTAAAGTACATAGAGAGGACTTGGGTGCTCTGGTCTTCATGCTCCAAGAGTTTGAAAAACTCTAATCTCTTTGATTTTTGGCGTTCTTATCATctgaagagaataaaagaaattgGTCTACGAGCTCTGCAGGGAAACTATCTTCGTCAagcttatattttttcttatatatccaGGTCTATGATGCAGGATCTTGTCCCTAGCCTTGTGGATCTAATGCTCAGCCAGTTGCTTATGTCCAAATATTCCGTTGGCGGTGCCTTCAAGGTGGTAGAGGTTGAGCTTGGATTGATATATGATATGCTTTATACTAAAGCGCCCCTGATTTACTCTCGTGCCGGAATCATTCTTCGCTCTATCAGCTTTCTGCTCACTTTCACCGCGTTTATTACCTTCCAAGTCAAGATTGAGAAGATTGCCTACTCAACGATCGACTTTACAATTACGTATTTATTGTTTGTTGCCGCTATTTTTCTCgagttttatgcttttttatgcCTTGTTTTCTCTGACTGGACAATGATCTGGTTGACTGATGAAGGAGGTAATGCCCTAACTAGTGCTCTTTATTCTCTGATAAGGAAGTTAACTACAAGCGAGAGGTGGTCGAGATCCATAGCACAGTATAACCTGATAAGCTCTTCCATTGAAAGCAAGCCACCTAAATGCTTGGAATTTCTGGGAATCGATGAAATGATGAGGCAGATGAATGTGAATCGGAAAGATATGAATGGTGGACTTCAGGATTTTATTTTCGGACACCTTCAAAAGAACTCTCTGACGATTAAGgaagatttcaatttcattGGTAAGAATttcagaagaaaaataattggtCAGAGAGGAGATGGCGTGCTGGAAAGAGAGGGACTGCTACAGGACTTGAAGTGGAGCACAACTGAAGTGGAATTCAGTCGAAGCATTCTTGTCTGGCATCTCGCAACAGAGATCTGTTACTGCGTTGATAAAGATGCAAACAATGTCCCCTCAGAGTATGAAACAAGCAGATGTCTATCTGAATACATGATGTATCTTTTGGTGATGAGACCAGATACGCTATCCCAAGGAATCGGTGATGAGGGATATCTACATTCCTTGCGAGACTTGGATAGCATCATAAGTAAGGAGGAAGCTCCCACTAAAAGCCCGGCGACAAGCAGGGAGGAAGTTGTAGATGCAATTCTGTTCTACTATGAATCATATGTTATTGATGATATACGCTTTCAATTTCGCTGGAAAGAAACCAAGTCAGCGGTAGCTGGTGGGGATAGGCTCGCCAAGCAATTGCGTTTGCTGGGATTTAAGAAGCGATGGGAGATAATCGAAGAAGTTTGGATGGAAATGCTTGCTTATGCAGCAGCTCATTGTCCATGGAAAGAACACGCTCAACAACTGAGAAGAGGTGGAGAGCTGCTCACCCATGTCTGCTTTCTCATGCTACATCTTGGTTTGAGCGAACAGTATGAATACAATTCATTCAAAGACTACAGTTCATTAAATGACTACATACGTGGTCATGATCTGGTATTGCCATGG gaggaagaagaatatCGTGGGGCCATTGATAGATATCTGAGAGGTAATGCAGACATGTCACTGTTAAGTTCCAATGAG GAGGTGAAAGAACTGAAAAGGATGGTAGCAGATAAAGACGAAGAGCTTGAGCGTAAAGAGCGAGAGCTTGAGCACTTGAGGTCTTTTTTAGTTGCATCAACTCCATAG